A single window of Ananas comosus cultivar F153 linkage group 19, ASM154086v1, whole genome shotgun sequence DNA harbors:
- the LOC109724650 gene encoding uncharacterized protein LOC109724650 translates to MASSYTMCSAKLSPSPSPPLSSHGVVVALLPSPPMASLSFASSISLSNLPLPLRTHHHPPPTPPTPTAPTLFAAAAYGAKPYKGSVKRLWSPRGKKSVKRKRKKKQQLRLSKMVGPFIRSLLRGLIWLGNYNSRADFKKLLVALCYGEKNPIFLVIFLDLVRRMRRLVKLLV, encoded by the exons ATGGCCTCATCCTACACAATGTGCTCCGCGAAGTTATCTCCCTCCCCTTCTCCACCCCTCTCCTCCCATGGCGTCGTCGTCGCgctcctcccctctcctcccatGGCGTCGCTCTCCTTCGCCTCCTCCATATCCCTCTCCAacctccctctccccctccgcACCCACCACCACCCTCCTCCCACTCCTCCCACTCCTACCGCTCCCACACTCTTCGCCGCAGCGGCCTACGGCGCGAAACCCTACAAG GGTTCGGTGAAGCGGCTTTGGAGCCCGCGGGGGAAGAagagcgtcaagaggaagaggaagaagaagcagcagcttcGGCTCTCGAAAATGGTCGGCCCCTTTATCCGATCCCTCTTGCGTGGTTTGATTTGGCTTGGTAATTATAATAGTCGTGCTGATTTTAAGAAGCTTCTAGTGGCATTGTGTTATGGCGAAAAGAATCCGatttttttggtgatttttttgGATTTGGTGAGAAGGATGCGTAGATTAGTCAAATTATTGGTTTAG
- the LOC109725150 gene encoding two-component response regulator ORR24-like, which translates to MTVEEIKVKGEGAGDQFPVGMRVLAVDDDPTCLKLLETLLIRCKYHVTTTSQAITALKLLRENKDRFDLVISDVHMPDMDGFKLLELVGLEMDLPVIMLSGNGETQAVMKGITHGACDYLLKPVRIEELRNIWQHVVRRRKFDGRSQSNLENGGEDGQKSSQINHEGEQGAVDRNGKLKKKRKEQNGEEEEDSDENPRENEDPSAQKKPRVVWSVELHRKFVAAVNQLGIDKAVPKRILDLMKVEKLTRENVASHLQKYRLYLKRLSAVTSQQANIAAALGGRNPSFIHMSSLESFRNYHSLGSTRHLPSVASCQANGLLGRMNTPTAFGVHGLLPSQAVQQIARTQNNPSNHTKDLEKIQAAYPQGVHQGNLFQGFQESNKLFSAGFNGGGLANGSCGDAYANAANGSMLVQANKIPTQNGVLGNSPSFRTRVGEAAQFPDLSRCDNTWQSVVSSKYPAATLPVNDSFNHNNDLTPCSIGDSIAPMPSHIEGAVLCESPSNLEAAVNRNPVIGSDLRNPNPISSLGGSAMPISSLGEDPTTTSFDFRSMSNANPRLDHTANASTSSLSSILPNLQINDPTAQKQGFCSKQMDASLIGEANFGAPILTHDWRIDSRSSNRDQIQGKDDYASGMTKLQNGLSRSIDDIVSAMLKSDRDEFTAFVDGDMGYDLYTLST; encoded by the exons atgactgTGGAGGAGATTAAGGTGAAGGGGGAAGGCGCCGGAGACCAGTTTCCGGTGGGCATGCGCGTGCTCGCCGTCGACGACGATCCCACCTGCCTCAAATTGCTCGAGACCCTCCTCATCAGATGCAAATACCATG TTACAACAACTAGCCAAGCAATCACTGCCCTGAAGCTGCTGCGCGAGAACAAGGACCGATTCGATCTGGTCATCAGCGACGTCCACATGCCCGACATGGACGGTTTCAAGCTCCTCGAGCTCGTCGGCCTCGAAATGGACCTCCCAGTGATTA TGCTGTCCGGAAACGGCGAGACGCAGGCCGTGATGAAGGGCATAACGCACGGAGCTTGCGATTACTTGTTGAAGCCCGTGCGGATCGAGGAGCTAAGGAACATATGGCAGCACGTTGTTAGGAGGCGGAAGTTCGATGGGCGAAGCCAGAGTAATCTTGAGAACGGGGGGGAGGACGGTCAGAAGAGTAGCCAGATCAATCACGAAGGTGAGCAGGGTGCGGTCGACCGCAACGGGAAgctgaagaagaagaggaaggagcagaacggagaggaggaggaggattctGACGAGAACCCGCGCGAGAATGAGGACCCCTCGGCCCAGAAGAAGCCGAGGGTTGTTTGGTCGGTCGAGCTGCACCGCAAGTTCGTTGCCGCTGTTAATCAGTTGGGAATCGACA AGGCTGTTCCTAAGCGGATTCTCGATCTTATGAAGGTCGAGAAGCTCACTAGAGAGAATGTCGCAAGCCATCTGCAG AAGTATAGGCTCTACCTTAAGAGGCTAAGTGCTGTAACAAGCCAACAAGCTAACATCGCCGCGGCTTTGGGAGGACGGAACCCGTCATTTATCCACATGAGCTCATTGGAAAGCTTCAGAAACTACCATTCACTCGGAAGCACTCGGCATCTCCCGTCAGTCGCTTCCTGCCAAGCAAATGGGCTTCTCGGCCGGATGAACACGCCAACTGCGTTCGGAGTGCACGGTTTGCTTCCCTCTCAGGCGGTTCAACAGATCGCTCGAACGCAAAACAACCCAAGCAATCACACTAAGGATTTGGAGAAAATCCAAGCCGCTTATCCGCAAGGAGTTCATCAAGGGAATTTGTTTCAAGGGTTTCAAGAATCAAACAAGCTTTTCTCCGCCGGTTTCAACGGTGGTGGATTAGCTAATGGTTCTTGCGGCGACGCTTACGCGAACGCCGCGAACGGTTCAATGCTAGTGCAAGCGAATAAGATCCCGACGCAGAATGGAGTGTTGGGCAACTCTCCTTCTTTCAGAACTCGCGTCGGAGAGGCAGCCCAGTTTCCCGATCTTTCGCGATGCGACAATACTTGGCAAAGCGTCGTTTCGTCAAAGTATCCAGCCGCCACTTTGCCAGTCAACGACTCATTTAATCACAACAACGATCTAACTCCGTGTAGCATCGGAGACAGTATTGCTCCGATGCCCTCGCACATAGAAGGTGCCGTTCTCTGTGAATCTCCGAGCAATTTGGAGGCGGCAGTTAATCGTAATCCGGTGATTGGAAGTGATTTACGGAATCCTAATCCCATTTCTTCACTTGGTGGGAGTGCGATGCCAATTTCAAGCCTCGGTGAAGACCCAACGACCACTTCCTTTGACTTCAGAAGCATGTCGAATGCGAATCCGAGACTGGATCATACCGCTAATGCAAGTACTTCTTCCTTGAGCTCCATATTGCCGAATCTTCAAATAAATGATCCTACTGCCCAGAAGCAGGGCTTTTGTAGCAAGCAGATGGATGCGAGTTTGATAGGAGAAGCAAATTTTGGCGCTCCGATCCTGACGCACGATTGGAGGATCGACAGTAGATCATCTAACAGAGATCAAATTCAGGGCAAGGACGATTACGCTTCGGGAATGACCAAGTTGCAGAATGGCCTTAGTCGCAGCATTGACGATATTGTTAGCGCCATGCTTAAATCG GACCGCGACGAGTTTACTGCTTTCGTGGATGGGGACATGGGATATGACCTCTATACTCTTAGTACTTGA
- the LOC109724976 gene encoding uncharacterized protein LOC109724976 produces MSASAWGEQAKLVMVYHSLAEAMLIFANLRDLSLLGSIRALLPSCSGRRWWWCCWWLLLSFSSFPVSLSRQMMILAHPEKYNPNILGADSWFRDLYTLFG; encoded by the exons ATGAGCGCATCAGCTTGGGGTGAACAAGCAAAGCTGGTGATGGTGTATCACTCATTAGCAG AGGCAATGTTGATTTTTGCCAATCTGAGAGATCTCTCCCTACTTGGGTCGATCagg GCACTTCTTCCTTCCTGCTCCGgtcggcggtggtggtggtgttgtTGGTGGTTGTTGTTGTCTTTCAGCTCTTTTCCTGTTTCTCTTTCGAGGCAAATGATGATTTTGGCCCACCCAGAGAAATATAATCCCAATATTTTGGGTGCAGATTCTTGGTTTAGAGATTTGTACACACTATTCGGTTAA